A region from the Silene latifolia isolate original U9 population chromosome 7, ASM4854445v1, whole genome shotgun sequence genome encodes:
- the LOC141592363 gene encoding receptor protein kinase-like protein ZAR1 has protein sequence MSLNSNSKLPKLIWQHLVANLFVPFTSTTMSPSFVLPFLTLLLLPLTIALNSDGLALLALKSAITHDPTHSLSTWSISDLLPCRWYGVHCTRNRVTYLSLSNLSLSGYVPSELGALDSLTHLSLSSNNFTSTIPPHLFNATSLVALDLSHNSLSGPLPSQISALKDLTFLDLSDNLLNDSLPTGLSQLTRLQGTLNLSYNEFSGVIPASYGEFPVMVSLDLRHNNLSGKIPQVGSLLNQGPTAFAGNPGLCGFPLSNPCLVETLNPNFQNPENPISPRNPNAGVGGDTGKKPGSVPLVVGVFVVVGVVVVCGVILVILWVRVRRKYLGVTKGKMGKEGEVVSHVRVVVGENLKIEEEEEGQKGKFVVIDEEGFGLELEDLLRASAYVVGKSRSGIVYRVVAGGGGKGSSSLVPPMLVAVRRLSEADEAMWRYREFEAEVEAIGKVQHPNIVRLRAYYYARDEKLLVSDFIRNGSLYSSLHGGPSNDVPPLSWASRLKIAQGAARGLMHIHEQAPKKYIHGNIKSSKILLDDDLHSYISGFGLTRLLGGTFKSANPHSRRPSLSHSLLVGSKILGPSYSAYSAPEAQSGGKLTQKCDVYSFGIVLMEMLTGQLPVAGPDNGGAGLESLVRKVFREERPLSEIIDPALLHEVSAKKQVLATFHIALNCTELDPELRPRMKTVSENLDRLKFQ, from the exons ATGTCTCTCAACTCAAACTCTAAACTCCCAAAACTCATTTGGCAACACCTCGTTGCAAACCTCTTTGTTCCCTTCACTTCAACAACAATGTCGCCCTCCTTTGTTTTACCCTTTCTTACATTATTATTACTTCCATTAACAATAGCCTTGAACTCTGATGGGTTAGCCCTATTAGCCTTAAAATCAGCAATTACTCACGACCCCACTCATTCCCTCTCAACCTGGTCCATATCCGACTTGCTACCATGCCGCTGGTACGGTGTACATTGTACTCGCAACCGTGTCACTTACCTCTCTCTCTCCAACCTCTCATTATCTGGTTACGTTCCTTCTGAACTCGGTGCACTCGACTCGCTCACTCATCTTTCTCTCTCCTCCAACAACTTCACCTCAACAATCCCACCTCACCTCTTCAATGCCACCTCACTCGTCGCACTTGACCTCTCCCACAACTCCCTCTCCGGCCCACTCCCGTCTCAAATCTCCGCTCTTAAGGACTTGACTTTCCTTGACTTGTCGGATAATCTCCTCAACGATTCGCTCCCGACTGGACTCAGTCAGCTCACTCGGCTACAGGGGACGCTTAACTTGTCGTACAACGAGTTTTCCGGCGTTATTCCGGCGAGTTACGGTGAGTTTCCGGTGATGGTGAGCCTTGATCTCCGCCATAATAACTTGTCCGGTAAGATACCTCAAGTGGGGTCCTTGCTTAATCAGGGCCCCACTGCATTTGCTGGAAACCCGGGTTTATGTGGATTTCCGTTGAGTAACCCTTGTTTGGTGGAAACTCTGAACCCTAATTTTCAAAACCCTGAAAACCCTATTAGCCCTAGAAACCCTAATGCGGGTGTTGGTGGGGACACTGGGAAGAAGCCGGGTTCTGTACCGTTGGTTGTTGGGGTTTTTGTGGTTGTTGGAGTAGTGGTGGTGTGTGGGGTTATTTTGGTCATTCTGTGGGTGAGGGTAAGGAGGAAATATCTGGGGGTTACCAAGGGTAAAATGGGAAAAGAAGGTGAGGTGGTGAGTCACGTGAGGGTGGTGGTGGGTGAGAATTTGAAGattgaggaggaagaggaggggcAAAAGGGTAAATTCGTGGTTATTGATGAGGAAGGGTTTGGGTTGGAATTAGAGGATTTGTTGAGGGCATCCGCGTATGTGGTGGGGAAAAGTAGGAGTGGGATTGTGTATAGAGTGGTGGCTGGAGGCGGCGGAAAGGGATCGTCGAGTTTGGTGCCTCCCATGCTGGTGGCTGTGAGGCGGTTGAGCGAGGCAGATGAAGCTATGTGGCGGTATAGGGAATTTGAGGCTGAGGTGGAGGCTATTGGGAAGGTTCAACATCCGAATATTGTGAGGTTGAGAGCTTATTATTATGCTAGGGATGAGAAGCTCTTGGTATCCGATTTTATCAGAAATGGAAGCTTGTACTCTTCTTTGCATG GTGGGCCATCCAATGATGTACCTCCATTATCGTGGGCGTCAAGACTAAAAATTGCTCAGGGCGCTGCAAGGGGTCTGATGCACATCCATGAGCAAGCTCCTAAAAAATACATTCATGGAAACATCAAATCATCCAAAATCCTACTCGACGATGACCTGCACTCTTACATTTCTGGTTTCGGTCTCACCCGACTCCTGGGCGGAACTTTCAAATCCGCCAATCCCCATTCAAGAAGGCCCAGCTTAAGCCATTCACTATTAGTGGGATCAAAAATATTGGGCCCATCCTATAGTGCCTATTCAGCGCCTGAGGCCCAATCAGGTGGCAAGCTCACTCAGAAATGCGACGTGTACTCATTTGGCATTGTGCTAATGGAGATGTTAACAGGACAACTCCCAGTTGCAGGACCAGACAATGGCGGGGCGGGATTGGAGAGCCTAGTGAGGAAGGTTTTTCGGGAAGAACGGCCCTTGTCGGAGATCATAGACCCAGCACTGCTGCATGAGGTTTCTGCTAAGAAGCAGGTATTGGCCACGTTTCATATTGCTTTGAATTGCACAGAGTTAGACCCAGAATTGAGGCCGAGGATGAAAACTGTCTCGGAAAACCTTGATCGCCTCAAGTTTCAGTGA